In the Rhinoderma darwinii isolate aRhiDar2 chromosome 13, aRhiDar2.hap1, whole genome shotgun sequence genome, one interval contains:
- the ARHGAP40 gene encoding rho GTPase-activating protein 40, with translation MSSLQTSQCNMNQLQTSSCCRKNSDPLSMNDFWLEVENIKQMHGSDGEESGSSEPSTPEEGEAEADWLQDTGLSPLISDLNPTEDNVLILSTLTRTQTAAVQRRLDSYSRSLRKRSKQPARDVRDVFHRVSRTNIVMEENEMDRSNRTEDPNVFTENTPKSPSSLHGHSGGSDVYNMEVAYSDQAAFGHNEDCKTAWQPESLPHFQIQKGRLGVTRVSDLSSSDMKQVPALALIELTALCDVLELDLKRNKAAKRKPTESRLFGVSLPALLEQDRKLITNTQVPLILQAILNCLEKNGLELQGILRICGSQARMKSLQQRLERNFYAGLFSWDDVNPHDAAGLLKLFLRELPVPLLTAEYLPAFTAVQKISDLKQRLQALNLLILVLPEANRSTLKALLEFLRKVASHEKCNLMSLWNIATIMAPNLFLYRGSGVKSQEGGEKQQAEGVAGLVMAMVHYQDLLWTVPTFLLSQVRKMNENSTKRFNERRLLHFLRKINLDKERPEKNHTEPCKQVKIRASIFVKDSLAIQLNEGMQAADVLKKFQEHLTHRSWQMVSTMGLIKCNSSFSFSNLELYEVGGNIGEHCLDPDTYLLDLYNANPNGEWVIKPSPPSTPTL, from the exons CCTACAGACCAGTCAGTGCAATATGAACCAGCTCCAAACCAGCTCCTGCTGCCGGAAAAACTCTGACCCTCTTTCTATGAACGATTTCTGGTTAGAGGTGGAAAATATTAAACAGATGCATGGCTCTGATGGGGAGGAAAGCGGCTCGTCTGAGCCCAGCACCCCAGAAG AGGGGGAAGCAGAAGCCGATTGGCTGCAAGACACCGGTCTCTCCCCTCTTATTAGTGACCTGAATCCTACAGAAGACAACGTCTTAATCTTATCAACACTTACAAGAACACAGACTGCAGCCGTACAGCGTCGCCTCGACAGCTATAGTCGCTCCCTTCGGAAACGTTCCAAACAACCTGCACGGGATGTCAGGGATGTGTTTCACAGGGTTAGCAGAACT AATATTGTTATGGAGGAGAATGAAATGGACAGAAGTAATAGAACAGAAGACCCAAATGTTTTCACGGAGAACACGCCAAAAT ctccTTCCAGCTTACACGGACACTCGGGAGGCTCTGATGTCTACAACATGGAGGTAGCATATTCAGATCAAGCCGCATTTGGTCACAATGAGGATTGCAAAACCGCCTGGCAACCAGAGTCTTTACCT CATTTTCAGATACAAAAGGGAAGGCTTGGTGTCACGCGGGTTTCTGACTTGTCGTCTTCTGACATGAAGCAGGTGCCTGCACTTGCTCTCATCGAACTGACTGCACTTTGTGATGTTTTAGAATTGGATCTTAAGAGAAATAAAGCAGCCAAGCGTAAGCCTACAG AGAGCCGGTTATTTGGAGTATCTCTCCCCGCTCTCCTGGAACAGGATCGGAAACTGATCACCAATACGCAGGTCCCACTCATCCTACAGGCG ATCCTGAACTGTCTAGAAAAGAATGGTCTGGAGCTTCAGGGTATTTTAAGAATTTGTGGCTCACAGGCACGAATGAAG TCCTTACAGCAGCGTCTAGAGAGGAATTTCTATGCTGGTCtcttctcctgggatgacgttaatcCACACGATGCTGCAGGTCTCCTGAAGCTCTTCCTCCGAGAACTGCCTGTCCCATTACTTACTGCTGAATATCTACCTGCCTTCACTGCTGTGCAGA AAATCAGTGATTTAAAACAAAGACTCCAAGCTCTGAACCTACTTATCTTGGTCCTTCCAGAGGCTAATCGCAGCACCTTAAAG GCATTGCTGGAGTTTCTCCGTAAAGTGGCTTCTCATGAAAAGTGTAACCTGATGTCTCTGTGGAACATTGCCACCATCATGGCACCTAACCTTTTTCTCTATCGAGGGAGCGGGGTCAAGAGCCAAGAGGGTGGAGAGAAACAACAGGCAGAGGGAGTGGCTGGGCTGGTTATGGCTATGGTGCATTACCAAGACCTGTTGTGGACG GTTCCAACTTTCTTGCTGTCCCAAGTCCGCAAGATGAATGAGAACAGCACTAAGCGATTCAATGAGCGACGACTACTCCATTTCCTGCGTAAAATCAACCTTGACAAGGAAAGACCGGAGAAGAATCACACAGAG CCCTGTAAACAAGTAAAGATTCGAGCATCTATATTTGTGAAAGACTCCTTGGCTATTCAACTGAATGAAGGCATGCAGGCAGCAGATGTCTTAAAGAAATTCCAGGAGCATTTGACTCATCGTAGCTGGCAAATGGTCAGCACCATGGGTCTTATCAAATG TAATAGTTCATTTTCGTTTTCCAATCTGGAGCTTTATGAAGTTGGAGGAAATATTG GTGAACACTGCCTGGATCCTGATACCTACTTATTGGACTTGTACAATGCCAACCCTAATGGAGAATGGGTGATTAAACCAAGTCCTCCTTCAACACCGACTTTATAG